aaatgagcACTTAAAAACTACAATAGATATTGGTACAAAAATTAATGCTGCTATAATTAGATAATATCACAAAGAAGCGACGAGGACGCAGtccggtatttttttttttctcctccggCCGCGTTccgtttcaatttaatatttacGATGCTGCATACCTCTGGGTATTAACCGTGCTCTGGATACACGTGTAcctatgtacgtacatgtacGCCAGAACGATTAAACAACCAACATTTGCATTGCCCGCATTATAGAGACGCAGCCTTTTTGAGAGACGAGTCCCTGTCGCCTCTTTTCTTCGTTTAACGCGTCATTCGACCAACGATCCGACGTCAGTCCAACGAACAGTTCTCGTTGGCAATTATCagacaataattatattatatttattattataattattattatatcctCTTATTATTTCTATCTTCAATCTTACCTATATACGAGTGTTACATTCTTACATCTATCGCGTGTGGCCAGCCCATGCTATCCTCTGACATAATATCCTGCATCCCGTTACATTATACATGCTTTACGCATCGTTCTTCCATAATATTTTCGATTCATCGTAACTACATAAACTGAGTGCATTTCGGAAGACTATTAATCCTCGGAAAAGCTGTTTCATGGAAATCCGCAAGCGGTTCGCAATGCTGTTAACCTTATTTTATACAGCAAAAGTATAGATGCTATCACAAAATAACCGTTTTCTATACCTATAGTATTATACGTAGCAAAAATAGTTCAACGATAGAATCAGTGGataaacgttgaaaataacCTCGTATATATTCATCGATTCGTAAGGTTCTTCAAagtgttgaaatttcaaaagatcTTTCGTTCTATGCAGTACAATCATAtcgtataatttaatatattaaatttccCCGCCTTCTCTATTGCATACCGGTTAGCATAGGCGGCCAGACCAAACCAATGTATTTACGATCCAGAAATTACATACAGTTATGTTATTTTTAATGTAACAcgtattgtatattataattaatgtatgtatttatatttatgtatttacaGACAATCACATGAATCGTAGATATCCTATTATCATTCGTAGGTATTTATTCGTCCTTTCCTATTAtacttatttcaatttcaccctAAGTTCACCTTTACCTAAGTAAGAACCTCGTCTTACTTATGGTTAATTAAATATGCTACAAATTATTTGAGCTGAAACTTGTTCAATTCTCGTATGTTTCCTCACTcccgaaacattgaaaacggCGCGGTATACATTCTGTTCGTGAAGCAAATAGCACACGTTTTTATCACCAATTTGACGTTACGACAGCCTATCGTAAAAGCATTGCTTCAGCAATCGTATACGTTccgaataatatatttctgcGAGATTTTAATCTTTGCATCGCATTTTAACACGCACACTCAAGAAAGTGCCCAAGAccaagaaaatattatttcaacagACCAAAGCAGATAATTGATTAATTCGCGAAAAACAATCTCATAACAATAGATGTAGTTTTGACTCGAATCAAGTTTGCTTCACCGCGAGTAAATAAACCATTTGAACATTCGAAACtatggaattttgaaattctcattttttttcacaattcgcCACATTAATGACACTTGGAATATTAGTAAGTAAGGCAAAGAGAGCCGCATGAATCATTCCCCCAATTGTACGCTGTATAAACTGTCAAGCACTTCACCGCGAATCGAATATACAATCAGCAATAAATTTCCATTCTGTGTAATTGTCAAATGGCGTGAGCAGGCATACAAGGCGatgtggaaaattttacagaaacCAGCAATGAACGTCCGTCAAGttagtaataaaaatacattctAAACACGTGGATCGGTGTGGCACGCTGCATTATACAACGTACATCGTGCATAATAAAGGACCACAGTATTCCAGCACTTATTCTTATACTCCTATATATTCTACAGGCAACGTTTCAGGCTGTATTCTTAGTCCACGCTCGAATGTAGCTACCCTCCGTTATCATCAAACATTCATTGCATTTCATGCGAATAATCGTCGGCCTTCAGCTCCCATCGTATATACCGATATGaaagtttgtatttttttagcAGCGGACCTACACGTAGCGTATATTCTTGTACCGATCATCGTGAGGCAAATGATCGCGAAGTCTCTAATCCTAATTCACGATCACTTGTCGCCGTTCATTATCGCAgtataataaatctaatattcaGAATGTAACACGCACCGCTGTACCTACAGAAATTGTACGCACATCGAGTGCATATGCATCTCATTGTGCCGCAATTCATCATCATCGAACAAGTTTCAATTCTGCCTGCAGTGGCACGGACGACGCTTTAGTGTGCAGTGTGTATATACTCAATACACAAGTATAACAAATGTATACATCGAAACACCTCGACCTTAACAAGATCAATTCTCCTCTAATTATTCCATTTATGTACAGTATTGGTATATTCGGGATCGGTTTATCCGATCGCATTGCGTGAGTTGACGTTAAATCACACGGAATTGTTGGTCGTTTTACGGACCGGAAGCCTCTATGCATAGGTAggtatatttacaatttttctaacCGACACAGTAACGCTTTAAAGAACATGAATCCAGTTTGGGGAAACACGGGTCGCGAGAGTGCCGTGAtgaacgttgaaattttttgaccgtacaaaaaatgttgttttcatcgaaaattaGCTATCACGCGTATTATATTATGATTTACTATCGACAATTGATTGACGGATAGGTCGAAAGACAATTCGATCGTTGAGAAACCCGAGGATCCATGATTGCAGCGTCAACTCACGCAGTCCGTGTAAGTACAATCAGCATTGTTATCGCCGAAGgcgtatttttttcagcaaaatgGCATGACGTTGGGAATCGCATAATTTTGCACGCaaacttctttctttcttgatCTATCCGTAGTAGTAATTGCAATCGATGGAAAAACGTGATATTCGACAGACAAAATGCAACCTACATCCACCTATCTCTTACACCCTTCAACCTTTACATTCACATAATAACGTATCTCACGATAAACGAAAGCCtaataagagagagagagctgaAATCTCCGTTATCCCGATTTATAGAGAGAGTTTTCGGTACGCTACGGTAGTAGCTTTAAATTTTCCAGAAAAGGGGGATTGAATCTCGTTACGTCCAAAGGCCTGCTCGAAATTGATTTACGTAAAGCAGGTATGAACAATGTATTGGTCGTTAAGATTGAAGGGTCGGCTTTTCTCTGGCAACCTCAATTGCCAAATGCGAAGCTAATTTTGGCGAAAAGACAGACCATTTCGGGAGACAGAGAGATGGATAGACAGATATTAGAATATTGATATGAAAGGAAATGAAACAGGAGGTTCGAGGTCTGAAAGGCGCTGCTCGCACATCAAGATGCGCTTTTATAGTTTACGAGAGTCTCTAACGAGCGGTTCTTTTAAGCGAAACCAAAGGCTCGAGAAAGCCCTGCCGCCTTCTTGAAATTCTCCGGTAAACTGGCGGCGTCTTTTGTCCCGGTTGAGTGAGCCCGAATTGCGGTTAAATTAAGGGAAAACAAACGAAGTGGGCGTGAAAGAGAGAAGAGTGTATAACCGGTATAATTTAGCAGGATCCCGGCAGCGATTGGGAGCGAAACTCATCACGGGAATCATTTCAGCCAGCATTTGCACTTTTGATCTTGCGATCGAATCACATCAAATAGTCAGATCCGGCgttatttattacttttttccttGATTTTAAATTGGTATTATGTAACAGTTGTCGAGGGGACTTAAATCTCGGGAAtataccaaaattttttcgctTTTGAGACTagtggacttcgatatttggagtTATATACCTCAACGTCAAAATCGACGAGGACACCCTCTTCATGTAGTTTAAATTATACTTTCATGACTGCCACATGTTAATGTAGCAGTTATTCCGTTGTctaagtttttttaaattatttggagGGCAGTTTGACATTAGCTGCGCTGATACACTTTAGGTTTGGACTGAATAGCTTCAAAATTAGGTAACAAtttgatatttaaatattaaagaaaatttgCGTAACTATTATGTTAACGATCAATATTATTGAGAAGAACTACAAGTAAACTTCATGCATGGCAAAGTACAAATGATAAACTCATTTGCTAAAAGAGAAACAAATGTTTTTCATACGAAGTTTGAAGATAGGGATCGCCTACTTGATTTTCTTATTGTATAATCTAAGTAAGAAATCAGAATATTGTTCGCATCCCGCGCCGTCAAACTATCAACcaaattttcatatatataatatatgatacatttattatacatatatgcagtTATACGTAGAATCGATAAATGGAAGCTTCCAATTGCAACATCGATTTGTATACAAGTTGCACCTCGACTCTCTCTCGGTTTCCCTTTcactccttctctctttctgtctctctgtctcagCCTCTGTACCTGACTAACAAAGACTTTTCGAGCACGTCTCGGGAGTGGAGGGTGGATTTGGATAGGAGTTCTGCAAGCTGAAGTCCTTGGCGTGGTGACGATCCGTTTAAAAGAGTCTGCGTGCGTGATGTCACTTCTTCGTATATTCTTTGCACCCAACCCCTTTTGTTCGGGAAATTACACAGGGCTTTTTTAACAGCTTTACTCAACGACCCCATAGAAAACGAATGTAAAACTTTGAAACTTAACTAATAACTTCTATTGACTAACGGCCGGATCTCCATCTTGAGACTCAAGTCAACATATAGGTACAAGTTAATAATTCGAAGCGTATAATTCTGTTCTTCAATACTTCAATACATAGGTACTCGGACTTGGGTAACTGCGTCAATTATGCGTCTCCAATTTTCAATCTCTTCGGTGTTCAGTCATTTCACGGAATTAGTTAATGTAACATTTTGATATTACAGACGGATACTGCGGAACATGTTAAACTGATATTCGCTTTGGCACGTACTTGAGTATGCGAAATTGAACCTGATTATATATCTGAAACATACGTCTGGATCATGGATCGGATTTTCCGGCAAAgagtgtttatttttattttatttttttcaatgccaATGCCTGTGAGCTTCGGATAATACGAGTGCATACTGATTTTTTACGTACGCGATGCAAATCTCTTGTGTTACGAGCAAACTTTTGTGTTACATATCAATTTGCTGGATGAGTCGCAGAGTCACTCGTTGATTGCatgcaaaaattgatttcttcaCCTAAGGGTGattctgtttcaaattttctaaatcaCCCTTACATCTTCCCAACACTTTTCGACATTCAATATGTATTCGGTGGTTTGGACcgaaaacgatttttcattACCTACTTGACTAACGGATACGCATGAATCAACAAACACGCATCAAAtatattctctctctctatctctcgctctctccctcccgcccctttctctccttctcacTCGCCCTCTCtcactttctctttctctctctctagctTTCGCTCTTTCGCTCGCTCTCTCATgcgacataaaaaaaattccaaacgaGTCTGCGCAATCATCTAGCAATCTCTGAATTGCGGAGGATGGAATGTTGGTATGTAAGCAGCTGCTGTTTTAGGGAGGTGCTGGAACGTTGTCGCGTAGTAGCCTCTCTGCACGCTTATCGATTATCGCAGGGAACCACTGTAGGAATGTAGGGTTTGGACAAAGACGGCCAGAGAAACGAGGATGGCAAGAATAAAGGTGCGTTCCCCGTGGCTCGAGGATAGAGTTACCGCACCTCCTAGCCACCAAAGTGCCCCGCTGCCTCCTGGGGCAGAACTAATGCCTCTTTGAATGGCGGCAGGATGCTCCCCTGAAATAAGCCAAAAACAATCCGGTACACATACTGTTTGGGTTCTGAATTCGCCAGGGCTCTCTTCGTTTCACAGATACGTTCAGCAGTGGTTGGCTGCTGCGTTGGTTGGcagagaaatggaaaaaagagaGACTCCGACTCACCGTTAAGAACGTGGAGTTGTACACTGGCACTATCCAAATTACTTGGGCTGCAAGTGTAATTGCCGGAATCTTCACGCCTCGCGGTATGTATGATGAGGCTGCTGACGGTGTCGCTGTCGACTCGTTCCTTCCTCATTTCCAGCTTACCCTGCTGGTATATGAGTACGCGACCGCTCTCGTGGTACCAAAACACGTAGGAAGGCTCCTCCAGAGACTGCTTTATCACGCACCGCAGGGTCACTGTGCTTCCGGTCTTCACGTAAATATCACGGTCTCCCATGATCTCGATTTTTGGAACTGCGGGattggtttttatttatttacctgCTTATGAATGTAAATTAAAGGGTCTAATAAGCTCGGAGGTCATTCTTGGGGGATGCTTGGAATACTTGAATCCTTATACCGACTCCGGTTGGCCGACCGTACTTAGTAACTAGTGACGCGTAGCGTGCGAGACTGCGGAACGGAAAGACTTTACTTCAAATCCCCAGCGTATCGGTAAAGACCTGACTGACAAATCGCAATAATTGTAGGGAGCCGAATCGGCAATCTGAGGTTTGAACTCGGTCTTGCTAGACCAGAAACAGATTTTCTGCAGTTTCCCAAGTTCCAAGTGCGAACGATCGGGCGTTTCTATTGCAAATCGTAATACGGCTGCAGACGCATATTCATAGTCACCAACCCATCCCTCCCACACCCCGCATAATTCATCGGCTTATAGGAACACACCCAAAATGGTATGGCGGGATTGGAGTGATTATTATCTtcatctttattattattattattattattattattattattgttgttgttgttgttgttgttgttgttgttgttgttgttgttgttgttgtacgGATGGAGGCTTAGGTTTGGCAATGACAGCCGTTTCGTCTTACGAATGAATCTGGTCTAAGCCTCTGCGAAGAACTAACAAGATTTCGCTACTCCACGCCCGCGCCGCAAGTGGATTATCGGTAGTCCTAACCCCCTGAGATCATCTATAGGTCAAGATAagaaagtagaagaaaaaggtACGGTGATTAGCATGCGTCAAAGAAATTGGAGTGGCTCGTATTAGCGCAATCCTACCCTTTTGATCCGAGAgtggagtaaaaaatatattgaccCATTTGGCCCCAAAGCTAAACTGAACGTTACGCTAAATTTCCCAGAGATCAAATGAGTTACGAGGGCGCAGTTGCGTCGGTAATACAAATGTCTCACATCCTAATGGCCCCACGGCCAGACTACCTATTCTCATCCCGGTAATATAAAGCCAccgttttcttatttttcaaagttaagACTCGAATCAGAGATAAACTGTATAACGTAGAGTAAGAGCTCACAAGTGACAAGTCCTCGCGCCCATGTGAAATCTTGATAGTCGTGCTTACCGACAACGTTTAGCTTGATAAAGTAGCTCATCTTCGGCTCAGTGGAGACTTGGCATTCGTATTCGCCAGCGTCCCGGGGCTGGACATACTTCACCTGGAGGGTCCACGTATCTTGGCCGTCCAGATAGAACGCTTGGAACCGTTCGTCAGCGATGAAGGTATATCTGTCCACCGTTAGGATGTGAGCATCTCGCTTCCTGATCCATGACACCTTGGGGAACATAAATTTCTCTCAGACTCCGGCGGGCTCCAAAGAGTTATAGCTCCAAGGTATGGGCGGGCGGGTGCGGGGTACAGTTGGAGACTGTAGATTTACTTCAAACTCAACTTTAACGCCAAGACCCGGTATTCACCTTTGTCGTGCCGTATGAAGTCCACACAGCGGGTTATAAagcgaggcgaggcgaagCGAGGTGAGAAACGAGCTTAGCTGTTACCAGTTAGGAACAAATCGAATCTAGACCATCGATTAAAACGTCACATCCGACCCAAGTCAATACAACGGACGTGTGATTAACGACTGTGTTACCGCCAACGGAAGCTCATTGTTATTATCGCCCAACTGCGGACGTCGTACTTCGCGACGCCTCCAATCGCCAAGCTATTGTTTTCAGTTATATTTACCTCGACTTACACCAAAATTTATCCAATATCATATCCGGGTCTAATCACATGCGGgcaaaaaatataatcgatttctccccgAGTATCCCTTCAAGGTTTTTCGTGATACTTATACACGCGGACGTAAATTCTTGCAATGGTTTGAAACACGGCGAACCGTTTCAACTCACCGATTTGTTACCCAACTGCCGGACTTTGCAGGGTAGGTAGGCGTGGGTTCCAAGCTGCGCCGTGATGTTTTGGGGACTACTTGTGTCGAAGTAGGGACCGGTGTAGAGTCCGTTGAGCCTCTTC
This genomic stretch from Neodiprion pinetum isolate iyNeoPine1 chromosome 6, iyNeoPine1.2, whole genome shotgun sequence harbors:
- the LOC124221253 gene encoding neurotrimin isoform X1; its protein translation is MRPSTLLDSRHTSNQRVMDVLVCGGRGTQKAPPVGAGADVVLCDVSDSVIMRACSYVNYYVLCLVCWILLGITGVSTRSHSLVKRLNGLYTGPYFDTSSPQNITAQLGTHAYLPCKVRQLGNKSVSWIRKRDAHILTVDRYTFIADERFQAFYLDGQDTWTLQVKYVQPRDAGEYECQVSTEPKMSYFIKLNVVVPKIEIMGDRDIYVKTGSTVTLRCVIKQSLEEPSYVFWYHESGRVLIYQQGKLEMRKERVDSDTVSSLIIHTARREDSGNYTCSPSNLDSASVQLHVLNGEHPAAIQRGISSAPGGSGALWWLGGAVTLSSSHGERTFILAILVSLAVFVQTLHSYSGSLR
- the LOC124221253 gene encoding lachesin isoform X2, encoding MCLSGVSTRSHSLVKRLNGLYTGPYFDTSSPQNITAQLGTHAYLPCKVRQLGNKSVSWIRKRDAHILTVDRYTFIADERFQAFYLDGQDTWTLQVKYVQPRDAGEYECQVSTEPKMSYFIKLNVVVPKIEIMGDRDIYVKTGSTVTLRCVIKQSLEEPSYVFWYHESGRVLIYQQGKLEMRKERVDSDTVSSLIIHTARREDSGNYTCSPSNLDSASVQLHVLNGEHPAAIQRGISSAPGGSGALWWLGGAVTLSSSHGERTFILAILVSLAVFVQTLHSYSGSLR